From one Drosophila subpulchrella strain 33 F10 #4 breed RU33 chromosome 3L, RU_Dsub_v1.1 Primary Assembly, whole genome shotgun sequence genomic stretch:
- the LOC119553675 gene encoding mucin-5AC, producing MSLMKIHRGNESFSCCWLLLLVALLVAEAAAAAAAAATLSETQTNATNGAIREPPVQLQQQQKLQNATAGDGESQNSAEIFSHSDMDAVGDKPTTYRPSGANRPSIAPLNSAQDRERKLMNVLAARRTALHRGGFRTRIGTTGRSAISPSAAVESTSKAPSDPRSVCIRNCTKNFTRRTTASCMRQCANFTRMAMASSGNSSVVLKSPGSAKTAVSSGDRDTNEILFSDESSHGLFVVAKEQNATVNHIADGTKPPVMGKGIPSKTNSMEEDAEEEEDELKPYVFFGAKLPPLRPGGLTIKPAEGDDEHPRVLEVSVAQSSTPTTVTSTTPAPVSTSRPTASTRRPLTPVERSRSKYKYHMRERGFVGAAAPPAAAPPAPPVSRTRYVGSGRPTAGLADPLQELKQTEPEVAKPVVRRLVQKASPSSSTPLIITVLSAEEETTVGQSEPVPTEETTTSTTTTTTERPSTTTSTSTSTTTTTTPLPSTTKRTTTSPPSTTTSTTTTTTSSTTPSTTTTSSTSTTVMPTTTKANSIIEKDKELIRALGPALTQEINIEDANNLIIFCNNTSDCGVTPRTHTHQSYTTDSNPKILRTTVLTSIRSTVHPRPTSTSTSTSTTTTAPPPPEVTVPSGEVYIGIVESSSSVSPLDISSTVIANERDLNLEIRRMNLVTLVLVAVGVIPLAAIILYLVRNYVVRRRAKQGEVFDVCITDQQPISPVKKVDSKYQVDDDEDEVDHPHHHHTQHHQHQHQAMPMSQATQRDANHNRYGNNDDKTSLASEFQEFERSNIRLKSLLGEGNFGQVWKAEADDLSGHFGATRIVAVKTIRACSAQVSLKDEANIMRKLGSHQNVVTLLGACVESEPHMLIMEYAMRGRLLSLLRAARSATNILPASVPGGRSLAPLSPRTLAGFALDIACGMEYIAGRRVVHRDLAARNVLLDHNGMCKICDFGMSIDLDAERLRKEQEKNMANDLMRHNAHKFKFDFGSRYILQHWQHTFGQGQGQGHCSKDHPHGEKKSHHGHDTIGKRHALPIRWMAPESLQYHMFTTETDIWAFGIVLWEIATLGSTPYSQLTGREVIRRVPQGLRPDLPKESRHEFYNLMSRCWHKEPHMRPSFAQSRLEITRSLHKWVDDDSAASDYMDVSGFSEDLEHGVVYFNHRISEFECEI from the exons ATGTCGTTGATGAAAATCCATCGAGGCAATGAATCATTTTCCTGttgctggttgttgttgctcGTGGCATTGTTGGTGGCTgaggcggcagcagcagcagcagcagcggcaacatTGAGTGAAACGCAGACGAATGCAACTAATGGTGCAATTAGAGAGCCGCCtgtgcaactgcaacagcagcagaaacTGCAAAATGCGACCGCCGGCGACGGCGAAAGCCAAAATTCAGCGGAAATTTTCAGCCACAGCGATATGG ATGCGGTCGGTGATAAACCCACCACTTATAGGCCCTCGGGGGCCAATCGACCCTCGATCGCACCACTGAATTCCGCTCAGGATCGTGAGAGGAAGCTGATGAATGTGCTGGCTGCCCGTCGCACCGCTCTGCATCGAGGTGGTTTCCGCACCAGGATTGGAACCACCGGAAGAAGTGCCATTTCGCCATCGGCGGCGGTGGAGAGTACCTCGAAGGCACCCAGTGACCCCAGATCGGTGTGCATCCGAAATTGCACCAAGAACTTTACCCGCCGCACCACCGCCAGTTGCATGCGGCAATGTGCCAACTTCACCCGCATGGCCATGGCCTCCAGTGGCAATAGTTCGGTGGTGCTGAAGAGCCCTGGTTCCGCTAAGACAGCTGTTTCTTCGGGGGATCGGGACACCAACGAGATCCTTTTCAGCGATGAGTCCTCCCACGGACTCTTTGTGGTGGCCAAGGAGCAGAATGCCACGGTGAACCACATTGCCGATGGCACTAAGCCACCAGTGATGGGCAAGGGAATACCCAGCAAAACCAACTCGATGGAGGAGGAtgccgaggaggaggaggatgagCTGAAGCCATATGTCTTTTTTGGAGCCAAGTTGCCACCTCTTCGACCTGGTGGCTTGACCATTAAACCAGCTGAGGGGGATGATGAGCATCCGCGAGTTCTAGAGGTTTCGGTGGCCCAGAGCAGCACCCCCACAACGGTGACTAGCACCACTCCTGCCCCAGTTAGCACCAGCAGACCAACGGCCTCCACTCGCAGACCTTTGACCCCTGTGGAGCGAAGTCGCAGCAAATACAAGTACCACATGAGGGAGAGGGGTTTTGTGGGAGCCGCTGCACCACCTGCAGCAGCACCACCTGCCCCACCTGTGAGTCGAACGAGGTATGTGGGTTCGGGAAGACCCACTGCTGGTCTGGCAGATCCTCTCCAGGAACTGAAACAAACCGAACCGGAAGTGGCCAAGCCGGTGGTGCGCAGGCTGGTGCAAAAGGCATCACCCTCTTCTTCAACACCACTCATAATCACCGTACTGAGTGCAGAAGAGGAAACCACTGTGGGGCAGTCGGAACCTGTGCCAACAGAGGAAACCACCACATCGACAACCACAACCACTACTGAGAGACCTTCCACTACAACAAGTACAAGTACTAGTACAACCACAACAACCACACCACTACCCAGCACCACAAAAAGAACAACCACTTCCccaccatcaacaacaacgAGCACAACAACCACTACAACGAGTAGTACCACCCCCAGCACCACCACAACGAGCAGTACCTCAACCACTGTTATGCCCACTACCACAAAAGCCAATTCTATCATTGAAAAGGATAAGGAACTTATAAGAGCCCTGGGACCAGCTCTAACCCAGGAGATAAACATCGAGGATGCGAATAACTTGATAATATTCTGCAACAATACCTCCGATTGTGGAGTCACCCCTCGCACCCACACTCATCAGTCCTACACCACCGATTCGAATCCCAAGATCCTGCGCACCACCGTCTTGACCTCCATTAGATCCACTGTGCATCCGCGACCCACTAGTACAAGTACGAGTACGAGTACCACAACCACTGCACCACCACCGCCGGAGGTGACTGTACCATCTGGAGAGGTCTACATCGGCATTGTGGAGTCCTCCTCTTCGGTATCCCCATTGGACATCAGTTCCACGGTGATAGCCAACGAAAGGGATTTGAATCTGGAGATAAGGCGGATGAATCTGGTCACCTTAGTTCTGGTGGCTGTGGGCGTGATTCCCCTGGCCGCCATTATCCTCTATCTGGTGCGCAACTATGTGGTGCGACGTCGTGCCAAACAGGGCGAGGTCTTCGATGTCTGCATCACGGATCAGCAACCCATCAGTCCGGTGAAGAAGGTGGACTCCAAGTACCAGGTGGACGATGATGAGGACGAGGTGGATCACCCGCACCACCATCACACGCAACACCATCAGCACCAACACCAGGCTATGCCCATGTCGCAGGCCACTCAGCGGGATGCCAACCACAATAGATATGGAAACAACGATGATAAGACATCGCTGGCCAGCGAGTTCCAGGAGTTCGAGAGGAGTAATATACGTCTGAAGAGTCTGCTGGGCGAGGGAAACTTTGGCCAGGTGTGGAAGGCGGAGGCGGACGATCTGAGTGGTCACTTTGGAGCCACCAGAATTGTGGCCGTCAAGACAATCAGAGCCTGCAGTGCACAGGTGAGCCTGAAGGATGAGGCCAACATCATGCGCAAACTGGGATCCCATCAGAATGTGGTTACCCTGCTAGGAGCCTGCGTGGAAAGTG AACCCCACATGCTTATTATGGAGTATGCCATGAGGGGACGTCTTCTGTCCCTTTTGAGGGCAGCCAGAAGTGCCACAAATATATTGCCAGCCTCAGTGCCAGGAGGTCGAAGTCTGGCTCCCCTGTCGCCTCGAACCTTGGCAGGATTTGCCCTGGACATAGCCTGCGGAATGGAGTACATAGCAGGCAGAAGg GTTGTCCATCGAGATCTGGCCGCTCGCAATGTGCTCCTCGATCACAATGGCATGTGCAAGATCTGTGACTTTGGCATGTCCATCGATCTGGATGCAGAGAGATTGAGGAAGGAGCAGGAGAAGAATATGGCCAACGATCTGATGCGCCACAATGCGCACAAGTTCAAGTTCGACTTTGGGAGCAGGTACATCCTACAGCACTGGCAGCACACCTTTGGCCAGGGTCAGGGCCAAGGTCACTGCTCCAAGGATCATCCGCATGGGGAGAAGAAGTCGCACCATGGTCACGACACCATTGGCAAGCGGCACGCCCTGCCCATAAGGTGGATGGCTCCGGAGAGCCTGCAATACCATATGTTCACCACCGAAACGGACATCTGGGCCTTTGGCATCGTCCTGTGGGAGATTGCCACTCTGG GCTCTACGCCGTACTCGCAGCTGACGGGTCGCGAGGTCATTCGCCGGGTGCCCCAGGGTCTGCGGCCCGACCTGCCCAAGGAGAGCCGCCACGAGTTCTACAACCTGATGTCCCGCTGCTGGCACAAGGAGCCGCACATGCGCCCCTCGTTCGCCCAGTCGCGGCTGGAGATCACAAGGTCACTGCACAAGTGGGTGGACGACGACTCGGCGGCCTCCGATTACATGGACGTGAGCGGGTTCAGCGAGGACCTCGAGCACGGAGTGGTCTACTTCAACCACCGGATCTCGGAGTTCGAGTGCGAGATATGA